One window of the Rosa rugosa chromosome 3, drRosRugo1.1, whole genome shotgun sequence genome contains the following:
- the LOC133737523 gene encoding uncharacterized protein LOC133737523 — MNRLRKLLMQEEEDAITRNRQRALVMQAASSHILRIQEEESQWGGSQPGRQYIARDREAMDRRLKALYFTSPCRFQGDIFRRRYRMRPHVFDQMMHDVANHDPYFVQTDDASGKVGLSTEQKLTCAMRMLAYGLPADLCDEFLDVAESTALEILSHFTRAIWNVYHDHYLRRPTPADLQRLLDVADKRGFPEMVGSLDCMHWQWKNCPTSWQGHFTGYKGKPTIILEAVASYDAWIWHAYFGLPGSLNDINVLGMSPLFNEICTGEAPRVSYHVGDREYGQCYYLVDGIYPKWGSFVKAIRNPITPEQAHFTKMQESYRKDVERAFGILQARFAIVRGPARGWDREDLSYIMMTCIILHNMIVDDEREEDEESPFDPDDIPTRPRKAQIYERYEDDHEVERNRPELEEFMTRYQGVRCPIVHRVLEGDLVNHLWNMKLQAERNRR, encoded by the coding sequence ATGAATAGGCTCCGGAAATTGCTGAtgcaagaggaagaagatgccATTACAAGAAATCGTCAAAGAGCCCTGGTGATGCAGGCAGCTTCCTCTCATATCTTGAGGATCCAAGAGGAAGAATCACAGTGGGGTGGTTCACAGCCCGGGCGCCAGTACATCGCAAGAGATCGAGAAGCTATGGATCGACGACTGAAAGCTCTATACTTCACTTCGCCGTGCAGGTTCCAGGGCGATATATTTCGCAGAAGGTACAGAATGCGACCTCACGTGTTTGACCAAATGATGCATGATGTTGCCAACCACGATCCGTACTTCGTGCAAACTGATGATGCCTCCGGCAAAGTTGGTTTGTCTACCGAACAAAAGCTTACTTGTGCTATGAGGATGCTTGCTTACGGGCTTCCGGCCGACCTGTGTGATGAGTTTCTAGACGTAGCTGAATCTACAGCTTTGGAGATCTTGTCGCACTTTACTAGAGCAATCTGGAATGTGTACCACGATCATTACCTTCGTCGACCAACTCCGGCAGATTTGCAGCGGTTGCTCGATGTTGCCGACAAAAGGGGGTTCCCCGAAATGGTGGGAAGTCTCGATTGTATGCACTGGCAGTGGAAAAACTGCCCAACCTCATGGCAAGGGCACTTCACTGGTTATAAGGGAAAACCCACAATCATTCTGGAGGCGGTCGCATCATACGATGCTTGGATTTGGCACGCCTATTTCGGACTTCCAGGTTCTCTTAATGACATTAATGTACTTGGAATGTCTCCATTATTCAACGAAATATGCACAGGTGAGGCTCCTCGAGTTTCGTACCATGTAGGTGATAGAGAATATGGCCAATGCTACTACCTAGTCGATGGGATCTACCCTAAATGGGGATCTTTTGTGAAAGCAATTAGAAATCCAATTACGCCAGAGCAAGCTCATTTTACAAAGATGCAGGAGTCATACAGAAAAGACGTGGAGAGGGCTTTTGGCATTCTCCAAGCTCGTTTTGCAATAGTAAGAGGACCCGCCCGTGGATGGGATAGAGAGGATCTATCATACATCATGATGACCTGCATTATTTTGCACAACATGATTGTCGATGATGAgcgtgaagaagatgaagagtcGCCTTTTGACCCCGATGATATCCCCACCAGACCAAGGAAAGCACAAATATATGAGAGGTATGAGGATGATCATGAGGTTGAGCGCAACCGTCCTGAACTGGAGGAGTTCATGACCCGTTACCAGGGGGTTAGATGTCCAATTGTGCATAGAGTCCTTGAAGGAGATTTGGTTAATCACCTCTGGAACATGAAGCTGCAAGCAGAGCGGAACCGCAGATGA